In one window of Chitinophagales bacterium DNA:
- the ruvB gene encoding Holliday junction branch migration DNA helicase RuvB, giving the protein MANPNLNSDKELLNSGDKEFENSIRPKGMDEFSGQAQIIENLTIFIRAAKMRGDALDHILFHGPPGLGKTTLSRIVANELGVNIKETSGPVIEKPGDLAGLLTNLEPNDVLFIDEIHRLSTVVEEYLYAAMEDFRIDIMIDSGPSARSIQINLNPFTLIGATTRSGLLTAPLLSRFGIKSRLEYYNAGTLQRIIERSAGILTTPITIDAAAEIAGRSRGTPRIANGLLRRVRDFAQVLNDGQIDIGITKHALKALNVDEHGLDEMDNRILATIIEKFKGGPVGITTIATAVGEEPGTLEEVYEPFLIQEGFIQRTPRGREVTAKAYEHLGKQPNRGGLQPGLF; this is encoded by the coding sequence ATGGCCAATCCCAATCTGAACAGTGATAAGGAATTGCTGAACAGCGGTGACAAAGAGTTCGAGAACAGTATTCGCCCGAAAGGGATGGATGAGTTTTCGGGCCAAGCACAAATCATCGAAAACCTTACCATCTTTATCCGTGCAGCCAAAATGCGTGGCGATGCACTGGATCATATTTTGTTTCATGGCCCTCCGGGATTGGGTAAAACCACACTTTCCAGAATCGTAGCGAATGAGTTAGGGGTGAACATCAAAGAAACCTCCGGTCCGGTGATTGAAAAGCCGGGAGATCTCGCAGGTTTGCTTACCAATCTGGAACCCAATGATGTGTTGTTTATTGATGAGATCCATCGCCTAAGTACCGTCGTAGAAGAATATCTCTATGCAGCGATGGAAGATTTCCGTATTGATATCATGATCGATAGCGGCCCTAGTGCGCGAAGCATTCAGATAAATCTGAATCCCTTCACCTTGATTGGTGCCACCACACGTAGTGGTTTGCTTACGGCGCCTTTGTTGTCACGTTTTGGTATCAAGTCAAGATTGGAATATTACAATGCCGGCACTTTGCAACGTATTATTGAAAGAAGTGCAGGTATTCTCACAACGCCGATTACCATTGATGCTGCAGCAGAAATTGCAGGGCGCAGCAGAGGCACGCCGCGTATTGCCAATGGTTTGTTACGTCGAGTACGCGATTTTGCACAGGTATTGAATGATGGACAAATTGATATTGGTATCACCAAACATGCACTCAAAGCATTGAATGTGGATGAGCATGGATTGGATGAAATGGATAACCGGATACTCGCCACCATCATTGAAAAATTCAAAGGTGGTCCGGTAGGTATTACCACCATTGCTACAGCAGTAGGAGAAGAGCCGGGCACTTTGGAAGAAGTGTATGAACCTTTCTTAATTCAAGAAGGATTTATTCAGCGTACGCCAAGAGGCAGAGAAGTAACTGCAAAAGCTTACGAGCATTTAGGCAAACAGCCCAACAGGGGCGGATTGCAGCCGGGTTTATTCTAA
- a CDS encoding response regulator transcription factor, with protein MEDKKKYRILLCEDDQNLGMVLKNYLELNDYDVTLERDGRLGLAAFQREKPDICLLDVMMPNMDGFTLAEEIRDVDPDIPLFFLSAKTMKDDIIQGYKLGADDYITKPFDSEVLLLKIKAILKRNEEQNVVNENIEFDLGGYHFNPKLRELSFAGKMQTLSPKENELLKMLAEHKNDLLPRERALKKIWGSDTYFNGRSMDVYIAKLRKYLKEDSNIEIVNIHGNGFRLVAP; from the coding sequence ATGGAAGACAAAAAGAAATACCGCATTCTTCTTTGCGAAGACGACCAGAATCTGGGCATGGTATTGAAGAACTATTTAGAGCTGAACGATTACGACGTAACACTGGAAAGAGACGGTCGTTTGGGCTTGGCTGCTTTTCAGCGCGAGAAGCCGGATATCTGTTTGTTAGATGTGATGATGCCAAATATGGATGGCTTTACATTGGCTGAAGAAATTCGTGATGTAGATCCAGATATTCCTTTGTTTTTCCTGAGTGCCAAGACCATGAAGGATGATATCATTCAAGGTTATAAACTTGGTGCCGATGATTATATCACCAAGCCTTTTGACAGCGAAGTATTGCTGCTGAAGATCAAAGCTATTCTGAAGCGTAATGAAGAGCAGAATGTGGTGAATGAAAATATTGAGTTTGATCTTGGCGGTTACCATTTCAACCCCAAACTGCGCGAATTAAGCTTTGCTGGTAAGATGCAAACCTTATCGCCCAAAGAAAATGAACTGCTGAAAATGCTGGCAGAACATAAAAATGATTTGCTGCCACGCGAACGTGCACTGAAAAAGATTTGGGGTAGCGATACCTATTTCAACGGCCGCAGCATGGATGTATACATTGCTAAGCTGCGTAAATACCTGAAGGAAGACAGCAATATCGAAATCGTGAATATTCACGGTAACGGTTTCCGTCTGGTAGCACCATAA
- a CDS encoding peptidoglycan DD-metalloendopeptidase family protein → MQAAEFEEWIQSGVNSFQAVVPFNAASTVFAVVNLTASNSDLSEALMADTAAFSAYMQQFLAKNGADYGIGGYNELRTMYGRSDLFGGEEPRRLHLGLDIWGPADTPVYAPLDGTVHSFAFNDAFGDYGATIILEHQVEGGKFYSLYGHLALKDIASLQEGAPIAAGQLLAHFGEAHENGHWPPHLHFQLILDMEGKRGDYPGVCKFSEREKYLQNCPDPDLLFHWMPLAIRS, encoded by the coding sequence ATGCGGCAAGTACCGTTTTTGCTGTGGTGAATCTTACGGCTTCCAACTCAGACTTATCTGAAGCCCTGATGGCTGATACAGCTGCTTTTTCTGCCTATATGCAGCAATTTCTTGCAAAAAATGGCGCAGATTATGGTATTGGTGGGTATAATGAATTGCGCACCATGTATGGTCGTAGCGATTTGTTTGGTGGTGAAGAGCCCCGAAGATTGCATTTAGGACTGGATATCTGGGGGCCGGCCGACACGCCTGTTTATGCGCCGCTCGATGGTACTGTGCACAGCTTTGCTTTCAATGATGCATTTGGAGATTACGGTGCCACTATTATTCTGGAGCATCAAGTAGAAGGTGGAAAGTTTTATAGTTTGTATGGACATCTAGCCTTGAAAGATATCGCCTCCTTGCAAGAGGGTGCGCCTATTGCAGCAGGTCAACTATTGGCTCATTTTGGTGAGGCGCATGAAAATGGTCATTGGCCGCCACACCTGCATTTTCAATTGATCTTAGACATGGAGGGAAAGAGGGGCGATTATCCGGGTGTTTGTAAATTTTCTGAGCGGGAAAAATACTTGCAGAATTGTCCTGACCCTGATTTGCTCTTTCATTGGATGCCATTGGCAATTCGTAGTTGA